One stretch of Parafrankia irregularis DNA includes these proteins:
- a CDS encoding ABC transporter substrate-binding protein: protein MTTELSGGRRSRRARLPLLAMLIALVALFAAACGSDDDTEATSDATAPAASAGASAAVDLTDVTLHVGDQYNILRSQLEAAGVLDDAPYKVEWSQFQGGPAVIAAETGGDVDLGMMGETPVVFAQAANSPVKVVGVSKISDPAKYNFALIVKNDSPIRTIADLKGKKILNSQGTVAQYLIGRVLEKAGLTTKDVELVNIQQGAQAAYDRGDVDVAGSGGAPLVTTLAKGQDRVLISGAGLLPGFNYLVARDGALSDPKTSAALGDFLGRVAKSQDWYNANPDKAAEIVKPIYKVDDAIAKKIVTLAPFTYVPIDSTIIDAHQSEADFFTEQGVLKSTVDATKVFDDRYNSVITEATSGKS from the coding sequence GTGACTACTGAGCTTTCCGGCGGACGTCGGTCCCGCCGCGCCCGACTCCCGCTGCTCGCCATGCTGATCGCCCTGGTGGCACTGTTCGCGGCCGCCTGCGGGAGCGACGACGACACCGAGGCGACGTCCGACGCGACGGCGCCAGCCGCCTCCGCCGGTGCCAGTGCCGCCGTCGACCTCACCGATGTCACGCTGCACGTCGGCGACCAGTACAACATCCTCAGGTCCCAGCTCGAGGCGGCCGGCGTGCTCGACGACGCCCCGTACAAGGTCGAGTGGAGCCAGTTCCAGGGCGGCCCCGCGGTCATCGCGGCGGAGACCGGCGGCGACGTCGACCTGGGCATGATGGGCGAGACGCCGGTCGTCTTCGCCCAGGCGGCGAACAGCCCGGTGAAGGTCGTCGGGGTATCGAAGATCAGCGACCCTGCGAAGTACAACTTCGCCCTGATCGTCAAGAACGACTCCCCGATCCGCACCATCGCCGACCTCAAGGGCAAGAAGATCCTGAACTCGCAGGGCACGGTGGCGCAGTACCTGATCGGCAGGGTGCTGGAGAAGGCCGGCCTGACGACGAAGGACGTCGAGCTGGTCAACATCCAGCAGGGTGCGCAGGCCGCCTACGACCGTGGCGACGTCGACGTCGCCGGCAGCGGCGGGGCGCCGCTGGTCACCACCCTGGCCAAGGGCCAGGACCGGGTCCTCATCTCCGGCGCCGGGCTGCTGCCCGGGTTCAACTACCTCGTCGCCCGCGACGGAGCGCTGTCCGACCCGAAGACCAGCGCCGCCCTCGGCGACTTCCTCGGCCGGGTCGCGAAGTCCCAGGACTGGTACAACGCCAACCCGGACAAGGCCGCCGAGATCGTCAAGCCGATCTACAAGGTCGACGACGCGATCGCCAAGAAGATCGTCACCCTCGCACCGTTCACGTACGTGCCGATCGACAGCACCATCATCGACGCCCACCAGTCGGAGGCCGACTTCTTCACCGAGCAGGGCGTGCTGAAGTCGACCGTCGACGCCACGAAGGTCTTCGATGACCGCTACAACTCGGTCATCACAGAAGCCACCTCAGGCAAGTCATGA
- a CDS encoding ABC transporter permease, with product MTDLPVAGVAPATPASPPVSEAAANSQTAPASGTAPILETAPISDVAPAPGLVRPRAARKRGHGRGLTLVLRALLPLALFGLWWWGTETGWISANVLVSPPEVVRTFGDLVSEDHLFHQLWVSLSLSLRGALIGGSLGLLFGAVAGLWRIGEELLDATMQMLRTIPFLAVVPLFIVWLGIGDTPKVLLISLATLFPMYLNTYNGVRNVDRRVIEAMDVFGLRGARLVAKVIIPLALPSILTGLRFCLGVSVLALIAAEQINSSAGLGYLMYQAQSLQQVDILVVVLAIYAILGLLSDLIVRVLEKVLMPWHRGVAAR from the coding sequence ATGACCGATCTGCCCGTCGCGGGGGTGGCCCCGGCCACCCCCGCATCTCCTCCGGTCTCCGAAGCCGCTGCGAACTCGCAGACCGCTCCGGCCTCGGGAACCGCTCCTATCCTGGAAACCGCTCCGATCTCGGACGTCGCTCCGGCACCGGGGCTCGTCCGGCCGCGCGCGGCCAGGAAGCGCGGGCATGGCCGCGGCCTCACACTCGTCCTGCGGGCGCTGCTGCCACTGGCGTTGTTCGGCCTGTGGTGGTGGGGAACGGAGACGGGCTGGATCTCCGCCAACGTCCTCGTCTCCCCGCCGGAGGTCGTCCGGACCTTCGGTGACCTGGTCAGCGAGGACCATCTGTTCCACCAGCTGTGGGTCTCGCTGAGCCTGTCGCTGCGCGGCGCGCTCATCGGCGGCAGCCTCGGCCTGCTGTTCGGCGCGGTCGCCGGCCTGTGGCGCATCGGCGAGGAACTGCTCGACGCGACCATGCAGATGCTGCGCACCATCCCGTTCCTCGCGGTGGTGCCGCTGTTCATCGTCTGGCTCGGCATCGGTGACACGCCGAAGGTGCTGCTGATCTCGCTGGCGACGCTGTTCCCGATGTACCTGAACACCTACAACGGCGTCCGCAACGTCGACCGGCGCGTCATCGAGGCGATGGACGTCTTCGGCCTGCGCGGCGCCCGCCTCGTCGCCAAGGTGATCATCCCGCTGGCGCTGCCGTCCATTCTCACCGGCCTGCGGTTCTGCCTGGGCGTCTCCGTGCTCGCCCTGATCGCCGCCGAACAGATCAACTCCAGCGCCGGCCTCGGCTACCTCATGTACCAGGCGCAGTCGCTGCAGCAGGTGGACATCCTGGTCGTGGTGCTGGCGATCTACGCGATCCTCGGTCTGCTCTCCGACCTCATCGTCCGTGTACTGGAGAAGGTCCTCATGCCCTGGCACCGAGGAGTAGCAGCGAGATGA
- a CDS encoding ABC transporter ATP-binding protein, producing the protein MTVTSDPPSTSAAAPAADSAAATSAASAAAEGQLTVRVRDVRKTFARPVLDGISLDIHAGEFVALLGASGSGKTTLLRILAGLEAADSGSVWVPPTRTVVFQEPRLVPSQRVWRNVVVGRSGGRSGGRSGRAAARAALAEVGLEDWENAWPATLSGGQAQRVALARALVREPQLLLLDEPFAALDALTRIRMRQLIGDLCARHRPAVLLVTHDVDEAIVLADRVVVLTDGQISLDRRIDLPRPRSVGDPGFAEFHRLLLAELGVHEH; encoded by the coding sequence ATGACCGTCACCTCAGACCCGCCCTCGACCTCGGCTGCGGCTCCGGCTGCGGACTCGGCTGCCGCCACGAGCGCGGCCTCGGCTGCGGCCGAGGGACAGCTGACCGTGCGGGTCCGGGACGTGCGCAAGACGTTCGCCCGCCCGGTCCTCGACGGGATCAGCCTCGACATCCACGCCGGCGAGTTCGTCGCGCTGCTCGGCGCCAGTGGGAGCGGAAAGACCACGCTGCTGCGGATCCTCGCCGGCCTCGAAGCCGCCGACAGCGGCAGCGTCTGGGTTCCCCCGACCCGCACCGTGGTCTTCCAGGAACCCCGGCTGGTGCCGTCGCAGCGGGTCTGGCGCAACGTCGTCGTCGGGCGCAGCGGCGGGCGCAGCGGCGGGCGCAGCGGCCGGGCCGCCGCCCGGGCCGCGCTCGCCGAGGTCGGTCTGGAGGACTGGGAGAACGCCTGGCCGGCCACCCTCTCCGGCGGCCAGGCCCAGCGGGTGGCACTGGCCCGCGCGCTCGTCCGGGAACCGCAGCTGCTGCTGCTCGACGAGCCGTTCGCCGCCCTCGACGCCCTGACCCGCATCAGGATGCGCCAGCTCATCGGGGATCTGTGCGCCCGGCACCGCCCGGCTGTCCTGCTGGTCACCCACGACGTCGACGAGGCCATCGTGCTCGCCGACCGCGTCGTCGTCCTCACCGACGGGCAGATCTCCCTCGACCGCCGCATCGACCTGCCCCGGCCGCGTTCTGTGGGCGACCCCGGCTTCGCCGAGTTCCACCGGCTGCTGCTCGCCGAGCTCGGCGTCCACGAGCACTGA
- a CDS encoding helix-turn-helix domain-containing protein — protein sequence MWATPASPSSTGCCSPSSASTSTDPAPDQRHANRRAGASHQRRGWSQAELAHAARMTQSTVARFEAGGTIPTLPVLERLAEALDADLDVRVVPRSAA from the coding sequence CTGTGGGCGACCCCGGCTTCGCCGAGTTCCACCGGCTGCTGCTCGCCGAGCTCGGCGTCCACGAGCACTGACCCCGCACCCGACCAGCGTCACGCAAACCGACGCGCCGGCGCGTCACACCAGCGGCGGGGCTGGAGTCAGGCGGAGCTGGCCCACGCGGCGCGCATGACGCAGTCCACGGTGGCACGGTTCGAGGCCGGCGGAACCATACCGACACTCCCGGTACTGGAACGGCTCGCCGAGGCACTCGACGCCGACCTCGACGTCCGCGTCGTCCCGCGCTCCGCGGCGTAG